In the Armatimonas rosea genome, GACCTTGCGAATCCCCACCTTGCGCAGGAGCTCTGTGTTCTCATTATCAATGGCGAGGAAGATACAGGCAGTGTACTGAAATGGCTCTCCATGACCGATTGGCCACCAGAGTTTTGGATTCGTGATCGTGACTTCCAGAAAGTGAGTTGAAATGCCTTTGCCAAGAATAAGCTGATCTTCATAGTAAGACTCATCGCCCTCAATGATTGAGAATTGAACAAACCCAGCATGCTCTTCTGAGCTGTTAATAGTTAGTTGCGCATAAACTGTTGCTTCAGAAAAATCTGGGTTTGGAATGGCATAGACTTGCAACTGAGTAATCTGAAAGGTGCCATACTCCAGCCTGACATCGCCTAAGATACCGACATTCATTAAGCGTTGTTGCCAGTCCCAGCCACGTTGCCACTGGCCTTTTCGCATCCAGTGATTCTTGGTGAGGAGCGAGAGTTGAGTGGTTTGGTAGTCCGCGCCGGGCTTGTCGGCGACGGCGTAGAGCCCGGCATCGAGGCGCACGACCAGCGTGTTTTCCTCGCCTTCGGGACGCAGTTTACCGGTGACATCGAAGCGTGCCGGACGGTGGGCGTTGGCGTGGCACCCGATTTCTTGGCCGTTGAGGTAGATCACGGCATCGTATTCGAGCAGGTCGAAGGTGAGGAAGACTTTGGCATCCCTCCCCCCTGCCCCCTCCCTTCCCCTGAGAGCCTCCTTCGTCGGCGGGAAGGGAGGGGGGGAACCCACCCCTCTGACTCCCCTCCCTTCGTCCCGACGAAGTCGGGTTTCAAGCGAAGGGAGGGGCTGGGGGAGGGATGCCGGTGTCACAAACACCTTCCGGTACACCCAGAACTGCTCCTCGACCCAGCGGGCTTTGAGGGAGTTGAGGCCGATGCGGGGATCATCGAGGAGGCCGTGGCGCATCAGGGTGGTGTGAACGGGCTCGGGGACATGGGCGGTGAGCTGGGTGCGGAGCGGGGCGGTCTCGGCGGTGAGAAACTGCGGGAAGTCGTCGTGCCAGGCGAGCGACCAGTCGCCATTGAGGGAGAGCGTCTGCGGCATGGCCTAGGGTTCACCACACCACAGACGCTCTCCTGCGTGGGGTTAGTAGGCACCAGGACGGTCCGCCCCTGAGCGCGCCGAGCCATCGCGGCGGCGGGTGACCGTGTTGCTGAGGGTGCCTTGGGGGATGCTGGGGCGGCTGGGAAGGTTGGCCCAGTCGAAGTCGGGGAGCGCGACAGCGGCGCGGGGCGCGAGGCTGGCTGCTGCTCGGAAGTCGGCGCTGAGCTGGGGATTGAGGGTGTTGAAGGCATTGTCCGCCGCGAGCTGGCCGGGGTTGCAAGTCGGGTTGCTCTCGCGGCAGCCCTCGTCACCCCCGACCCCGAGCGGGGTCTCGACACCGCCGTTCCAGAAGATATTGCCGCGGATCTGGAGGTTGGTATCGGCGAGCGCGGGGTTGGGAGCGTTCACACCGCCCGTGTTGGCACGGGGGCCGTAGACCGCGAGAAACTGCTTGTCGCTATTGCCCGTGGAATTGGCAAAAATGTTATTGTACACAAAGACATTCCGGTTGCCAATCGCGATCTCCGGCTCCCGCGCCAGCGTGCCCCAGCCGCCCGCATCGAGGCGCTCCCGGCAGTTCTCCGTCTCCCCATCGCACTCGTGGAAGCCGTAGACCACCTCCAGCATGTGGCTCCGTGCGCCGCAACGGGTGGCCGTGTTGTAGGCCAGCAGGATGTTGTAGCCCCCATTGACCCCGAGCGCCGCGCCCTCGACATCGTGGATCACATTGTTGACCACCTTGATATCGTAGGCCTCGTAGTGCACCCAGGGGAGGGTCATGTACTCGATCCCCGTGCCCTGGCCCGCCGTAAAGCCGCCCGTGCCCGCGTCGTAGAGCTCATTGCCCTCCACCAGGAAGTAGGCCGAGCCGCCCTTGAGGTACATCGCCCAGTCCTCGGAGTCATGGAGCTTGTTGTTGAGGAAGTGGCCGTACTGCACCCCAACACAGTCCACGGCGTTGTCGCCCGCGCCGGAGATATCCGAGTTTTCGACAAAGAGGTTCTGGGTCTGGTTTGCCTTGAAGGCCTCCTGCGCGAGCCGCCGCCCGGCGCAGGAGATGCGGCACTGGCGCACGAGAACATGATCGCAGCGCTCTAGGTGAAAGGTATCGCCCCCCTCGACCGTCTTGGTGATATTGAGCCCGATAAAGTAGACATAGCGGCAGCTCGCCATGTTGATATCCGAGAGATTGGCGGTTCCTGGCCCATCGACGGCATTGAGGAGGATGGGGAACTGCGCCGTGCCGAAGCGCTCCTCCCAGTAGTTGGGAATCCCGGTGTGCGTTCCCGCCATCAGCTGAATCCGGTAGCCGCTCCCCGTGAGTGTCGAGCCGCGTGGGATACGGTTCCACGCCGCCGCGACCGTCCGCAGCGCCTGCCCCCGGCTCGCGCCGCTATTGCTGTCGTTGCCGCCGCTCGGGTCCACCCAGAGGTCGGTGACAGTCGGAGCGCCTAGGTCGTACTCGCGGCCCGTGGGGAGCATGCTACCGCCGCCGCTTGGGGGGGTAGGGAGAGTGGGCGTAGGGGTGGGAGTCGCGGTCCCACTGGGCTGGGGCGAGCCGCCCCCACAGCCCCAAAAGAGCCCGAGCGCGGCAAGGGAAAGAAAGAGACGCTGTAGCATGGTGTTGTTTTGTGTTCCTCCAGG is a window encoding:
- a CDS encoding right-handed parallel beta-helix repeat-containing protein translates to MLQRLFLSLAALGLFWGCGGGSPQPSGTATPTPTPTLPTPPSGGGSMLPTGREYDLGAPTVTDLWVDPSGGNDSNSGASRGQALRTVAAAWNRIPRGSTLTGSGYRIQLMAGTHTGIPNYWEERFGTAQFPILLNAVDGPGTANLSDINMASCRYVYFIGLNITKTVEGGDTFHLERCDHVLVRQCRISCAGRRLAQEAFKANQTQNLFVENSDISGAGDNAVDCVGVQYGHFLNNKLHDSEDWAMYLKGGSAYFLVEGNELYDAGTGGFTAGQGTGIEYMTLPWVHYEAYDIKVVNNVIHDVEGAALGVNGGYNILLAYNTATRCGARSHMLEVVYGFHECDGETENCRERLDAGGWGTLAREPEIAIGNRNVFVYNNIFANSTGNSDKQFLAVYGPRANTGGVNAPNPALADTNLQIRGNIFWNGGVETPLGVGGDEGCRESNPTCNPGQLAADNAFNTLNPQLSADFRAAASLAPRAAVALPDFDWANLPSRPSIPQGTLSNTVTRRRDGSARSGADRPGAY